From Desulfatibacillum aliphaticivorans DSM 15576, a single genomic window includes:
- a CDS encoding TonB-dependent receptor: MKKKFGLLAGLICLGLLCAPVYAEEEKAAKEMDQMVVTATKTETPLREVAASVDVLDREELELRSQPNGDFIDLLRNIPGMTVARAYAPFPATVRMRGGVGQTVILVNGLPVDFKMSQSIPNEIIDRVEIVRGPTSAIYGANATGGVINIITKTGSENLRAEIRGGGGTSGTYRTSVMTEGKEDNVGFAFAGHYGGSAGENVVKNNNNPTIHMINKCKYNKSGAAASGQYDFGRASSVSLFYNYWWGDYMRGRVYYGGEWERNFANVKFNQGFNDMFDMQVNLAYHVDDLLHTYDKGGTNYYTPHQRRYTDYEAIPIDVQFNGHFFEGKNTLAVGYFHNDTSEEQDYRDWNTNQELNLIRYSTETWAVYAQDTWKILDNLILSTGIRYDDWKNYDNYFGNYVNKTPEERTEDNWSPRVGLRYNFNTATSVWANYGQGFNTPTATQLYDDRTAGGNQRIPNPNLQPEKTHSYELGADHWFGNIANVKLVGFHTYTEDTILSSFTSANTVTNENIGKTESTGLELNLDFFITPEWSTGGNYTYNTAEVDENPVDRTLEGKILVYAPEHQFNWDVTYKKPEDITACLSVRYKGDQQVNATNTKYNAVDEQLYMNSAWVVDFKATKTILKDKWILDKADFSFYIDNIFNEKYRTMIYYEDPGTTVYSEIALYFD; the protein is encoded by the coding sequence ATGAAGAAGAAGTTTGGTTTATTGGCAGGATTGATCTGCCTGGGGCTTTTATGCGCCCCGGTTTACGCCGAGGAGGAAAAGGCGGCCAAAGAAATGGACCAAATGGTGGTAACGGCCACCAAGACGGAAACGCCCTTGCGGGAAGTTGCGGCGTCCGTGGATGTTCTGGACAGAGAGGAGCTTGAACTGCGCTCCCAGCCTAATGGAGACTTTATCGACCTGCTCAGAAACATTCCTGGCATGACCGTGGCTCGGGCTTATGCGCCCTTCCCGGCCACCGTGCGTATGCGCGGCGGCGTGGGCCAGACCGTGATTTTGGTCAATGGCCTGCCCGTGGATTTTAAGATGAGCCAGTCCATCCCCAATGAAATCATTGACCGGGTGGAAATCGTCAGAGGGCCTACCTCGGCGATCTATGGCGCGAACGCAACCGGCGGCGTCATCAACATTATCACCAAGACGGGAAGCGAGAACCTGCGCGCTGAAATTCGCGGCGGCGGCGGAACTTCGGGCACGTACCGGACCAGCGTCATGACCGAAGGCAAGGAAGACAACGTGGGCTTTGCCTTTGCCGGACATTACGGCGGATCGGCCGGCGAAAACGTGGTCAAGAATAATAATAACCCTACCATCCACATGATCAACAAATGCAAGTACAACAAATCCGGCGCCGCGGCTTCCGGCCAGTACGATTTCGGCAGGGCGTCCTCCGTCTCTTTGTTTTACAACTACTGGTGGGGGGACTACATGCGCGGCCGCGTGTATTACGGCGGCGAGTGGGAGCGGAACTTCGCCAATGTGAAATTCAACCAGGGCTTCAACGACATGTTCGACATGCAGGTGAACCTGGCCTATCACGTGGACGATTTGCTGCATACCTATGATAAAGGCGGCACAAACTATTACACGCCTCATCAACGGCGCTACACGGACTATGAAGCCATTCCCATAGACGTCCAGTTTAACGGGCATTTTTTTGAAGGCAAAAACACCCTTGCTGTTGGGTATTTTCATAATGATACAAGCGAGGAGCAGGACTATCGGGATTGGAACACCAACCAGGAGCTGAACCTGATCCGTTACTCCACGGAAACCTGGGCCGTTTATGCTCAGGACACCTGGAAAATATTGGACAACCTGATCCTTTCCACGGGCATCCGTTACGACGATTGGAAAAACTACGATAACTACTTCGGCAACTACGTTAACAAAACCCCGGAGGAAAGAACGGAAGACAACTGGAGCCCCAGAGTCGGCCTGCGCTACAACTTCAACACAGCCACCTCCGTCTGGGCCAATTACGGGCAAGGCTTTAACACGCCTACGGCCACCCAGCTTTACGACGACCGCACAGCCGGCGGCAACCAGCGCATCCCCAACCCGAACCTTCAGCCGGAAAAAACCCATTCCTACGAACTGGGTGCGGACCATTGGTTCGGCAATATAGCCAATGTCAAGCTGGTGGGCTTTCACACCTATACGGAAGACACGATTCTTTCCAGCTTCACTTCCGCCAACACGGTAACCAATGAAAACATAGGTAAAACCGAGTCCACGGGACTTGAACTAAACCTGGACTTTTTCATCACGCCCGAATGGAGCACCGGCGGCAACTATACTTATAATACCGCGGAAGTGGACGAAAATCCGGTGGATCGCACGCTGGAAGGCAAAATCCTGGTATACGCCCCCGAACATCAGTTCAACTGGGACGTGACTTACAAAAAGCCCGAAGACATCACGGCTTGCCTGTCCGTTCGGTACAAAGGCGACCAGCAGGTCAATGCCACCAACACCAAGTACAACGCCGTTGACGAGCAGCTTTACATGAACAGCGCCTGGGTGGTGGATTTCAAGGCCACCAAGACGATCCTCAAGGACAAGTGGATCCTGGATAAAGCGGATTTCTCTTTCTACATTGATAATATCTTTAATGAGAAATACCGCACCATGATCTATTACGAAGATCCGGGCACAACCGTGTACAGCGAAATCGCTTTGTATTTTGACTAA
- a CDS encoding ABC transporter substrate-binding protein, producing MTVRRVNSLADYGYSTLAMLMTHDTLVRFDENLRPIPQLASKWRSNENATEWVFTITDKAKWHDGVPVTPEDIVFTFNYLADAKVAGYSWVKQFIDEMVIDGQDVIFRLNKPYSRFLSQGGYIVRILPKHVWEWISDPERAEDDKLSIGCGPFLFQSFNMQSNQVTFVKNPDYYLGAPLVDKVVYTFYKNQDVLTMALANGEVDAFYKYASGYPPGKAVRLKNQEGITVAKAPSLGVPAAMGFNPHVALTADLRVRKAITLAINYKRIGDSVAVGEAQVPGPGFVPASFPCFAHMPAFHTDIDQSKALLAEAGLIDHDGDGILETPEGEPVCLKLIARSDLFGDKQATKLLIHDLAQVGIAVEVMSADLSTWMAKINKDDYHLILFRATPWGMLMGPGYGTGYFDSRTKGSGRLSSLDSPAFHALCDKILATTDPDRLKELYTGVQEQYASQLPAIALYWTNNLYPYSDKWEGLVVNQIEGGLANRLTWKSLRKKAGAGEAGS from the coding sequence ATGACAGTCCGAAGAGTCAACTCCCTGGCCGATTACGGGTACAGCACGCTTGCCATGCTCATGACCCACGACACCCTGGTGCGCTTTGACGAAAACCTGCGCCCCATCCCTCAACTGGCCAGCAAATGGCGATCCAACGAAAACGCCACGGAGTGGGTCTTCACCATTACGGACAAAGCCAAATGGCATGACGGCGTTCCCGTAACTCCGGAAGACATTGTTTTTACATTTAATTATTTGGCGGATGCCAAGGTTGCAGGATACTCATGGGTTAAACAATTCATTGATGAAATGGTCATTGACGGGCAGGATGTTATTTTTCGCCTGAACAAGCCCTACAGCCGGTTTTTAAGCCAGGGCGGGTACATCGTCCGCATTCTGCCCAAGCATGTCTGGGAATGGATTTCCGACCCGGAAAGAGCTGAAGACGACAAATTGTCAATAGGTTGCGGGCCGTTTTTATTCCAATCCTTTAACATGCAATCCAATCAGGTGACATTCGTTAAAAATCCCGATTATTATCTGGGCGCGCCTCTTGTAGACAAGGTGGTGTACACCTTTTATAAAAACCAGGACGTCCTGACCATGGCCCTGGCCAATGGAGAAGTGGACGCATTTTACAAATACGCCTCCGGGTATCCGCCGGGAAAAGCTGTGCGCCTGAAAAACCAGGAAGGGATAACGGTTGCCAAAGCTCCTTCCCTGGGAGTTCCGGCGGCTATGGGGTTCAATCCCCACGTAGCCCTGACAGCCGATCTGCGGGTTCGCAAGGCCATTACGTTGGCCATCAATTACAAACGCATCGGCGACAGCGTGGCCGTGGGGGAGGCCCAGGTTCCCGGGCCGGGATTTGTGCCAGCGTCTTTTCCCTGTTTCGCCCACATGCCCGCGTTTCATACGGATATCGACCAAAGCAAGGCACTGCTGGCGGAAGCCGGGCTGATTGACCATGACGGAGACGGCATTCTGGAAACCCCGGAGGGCGAGCCGGTTTGCCTGAAGCTCATCGCCCGGTCCGACCTGTTCGGCGACAAACAGGCGACCAAGCTGCTCATCCATGATCTGGCTCAGGTAGGAATCGCAGTGGAGGTGATGTCGGCGGATCTTTCCACCTGGATGGCCAAAATCAATAAAGATGACTACCACCTGATCCTGTTTCGGGCCACGCCGTGGGGGATGCTCATGGGACCGGGATACGGAACCGGCTATTTTGACTCCCGCACCAAGGGGAGCGGCCGCCTGTCCAGCCTGGATAGTCCGGCTTTTCACGCCTTGTGCGACAAAATCCTGGCCACCACCGACCCGGATAGGTTGAAAGAGTTGTATACGGGCGTCCAGGAGCAATACGCCTCCCAACTGCCGGCCATCGCCCTGTATTGGACCAATAACCTGTACCCCTATTCCGATAAATGGGAAGGCCTGGTGGTTAACCAGATTGAGGGAGGCCTTGCCAATCGCCTGACCTGGAAAAGCCTGCGGAAAAAAGCAGGCGCCGGGGAGGCCGGATCGTGA
- a CDS encoding ABC transporter permease, with amino-acid sequence MRRFSGLARYAVVLLVIVSAQFFLFRAMPGDPLIHVLGEEGYLLASMNPEEMARLRVEYGLDKPLPLQFASYLWETVHGRLGWSSTWNMPVFKIIMDRLPWTLLLMFPSIMLSVFFSALLGTWAGWTNDSLPQKWVSGFFLLLYSFPGYCLALLLVAALGFGCAIFPTGGMVPLGNPGQGFSLLDAARHMALPVLSLALSGTAYKFLVMKSAVMDITDQEYVLTAVAKGLSPFRVAVFHVFPNALPQLIHLAAMSLGHMVSGALLIEVVFSWNGMGVLMHEAVMTRDYPLLMGSFLVLTFCVMLANALADLLHKAVDPRVRDGAYGA; translated from the coding sequence GTGAGGCGGTTTTCCGGGCTTGCGCGCTACGCCGTTGTCTTATTGGTGATTGTGAGCGCGCAGTTTTTCCTGTTTCGGGCCATGCCGGGAGATCCCCTGATACACGTTTTGGGCGAAGAGGGCTATCTTCTGGCATCCATGAATCCCGAAGAAATGGCCCGGCTGCGTGTGGAATACGGCCTGGACAAGCCCCTGCCTCTCCAGTTCGCCTCCTATTTATGGGAGACGGTGCATGGCCGCCTGGGATGGTCCTCCACCTGGAACATGCCGGTTTTTAAAATAATTATGGATCGTCTCCCCTGGACGCTTCTTTTGATGTTTCCATCCATCATGCTGTCTGTTTTCTTTTCCGCCCTCTTGGGAACCTGGGCGGGATGGACAAACGATTCCCTGCCCCAAAAATGGGTTTCCGGGTTTTTCTTGCTCCTTTACTCCTTTCCGGGATATTGCCTGGCGCTGCTCTTGGTGGCCGCGCTTGGATTCGGGTGTGCAATTTTTCCTACAGGAGGCATGGTCCCGTTAGGAAACCCGGGGCAGGGATTTTCGTTGCTGGATGCAGCCAGGCACATGGCCTTACCCGTCCTTTCCCTGGCCTTAAGCGGAACGGCGTACAAATTTTTGGTCATGAAAAGCGCGGTCATGGACATTACGGATCAGGAATACGTTTTGACCGCCGTGGCCAAAGGCTTGTCTCCGTTTCGGGTTGCGGTTTTTCACGTTTTTCCCAACGCCCTGCCCCAATTGATTCATTTGGCGGCCATGAGCCTGGGACATATGGTTTCAGGCGCCCTGCTGATCGAGGTGGTTTTCTCGTGGAACGGCATGGGCGTGTTGATGCACGAGGCGGTCATGACCAGGGATTACCCCTTGCTCATGGGATCGTTTTTGGTGCTGACCTTTTGCGTGATGCTGGCAAACGCCCTGGCCGATCTGCTGCACAAAGCCGTGGACCCCAGGGTAAGGGACGGCGCGTATGGGGCTTGA
- a CDS encoding oligopeptide/dipeptide ABC transporter ATP-binding protein encodes MGLDQKKARLLMLAVSAVTLLAIFAPSLIAPQSMNELGSPYLPPGPGHVLGTNDIGQDLLSELVFGARASLLVGLLSALIATAAGALAGALAGYFRGRTDALLMGLTDMFLAIPGLPLIIILAAFLGPGMGNIVFVISLLSWAPTARIIRSKVLNLREQEFILNARCLGAGHMYLIFRHILPNTGDLILAKAILAAAAGMMAEAGLSFLGLGDPVSKSWGGMIHDAFSCGALTNGAYWWYLPPIFCLSLFVLAFSVISNAFLQANQSPAMSAGNYYGRNPSNAKEAACNASPAPALLEFKNHSVSFPQRGGEIVQAIQGLDLTVQANEKIAVLGLSGSGKSLLLLSIIGVSLPKGNYSGRVLACGEDVVGKTQEELCRLRRNFAAYTPQGTGNGLNPVMKIERQIMECIPGENDKNGQAVVELLAMAGLDDPERTAPNYPHRLSGGMKEKVLAAMALASPAKLILADEPTKALDPDSCKAVTKAFASLKDRAMIAVTHDLDFARTIATRVLVLHQGRIVEDAPASQFFENALHPFSLALLRAVAMEGWKPEGVDKASGMEAQMQEACSFIRECPFAWEKCRNRPPLFFQGDQKIRCWRYAA; translated from the coding sequence ATGGGGCTTGATCAAAAAAAAGCGCGCCTGTTGATGCTGGCTGTTTCGGCTGTGACGCTCCTGGCGATTTTCGCCCCTTCCCTCATCGCGCCCCAAAGCATGAATGAATTGGGCAGCCCCTATCTGCCGCCCGGCCCCGGGCACGTGCTGGGGACCAACGACATTGGGCAGGATCTCCTGTCCGAACTGGTTTTCGGCGCACGGGCTTCGCTGCTGGTGGGCCTGCTTTCCGCGCTGATCGCCACGGCCGCCGGGGCTTTGGCGGGCGCCCTGGCCGGATATTTTCGCGGCAGGACCGACGCTTTGCTCATGGGCCTTACGGACATGTTTCTGGCCATTCCAGGCTTGCCTCTGATTATCATCCTGGCGGCCTTTCTGGGGCCGGGCATGGGCAACATCGTATTTGTCATATCCCTTTTATCCTGGGCGCCCACCGCCCGGATCATCCGCTCTAAAGTCCTAAACCTGCGGGAGCAGGAATTCATCCTGAATGCAAGATGCCTGGGCGCCGGGCATATGTATCTTATATTTCGGCACATTCTCCCCAACACGGGAGACCTCATCCTGGCTAAGGCGATCCTGGCCGCTGCAGCCGGGATGATGGCCGAGGCCGGACTCAGTTTTTTAGGCTTGGGAGACCCGGTCAGCAAGAGCTGGGGCGGGATGATTCACGACGCCTTTTCCTGCGGCGCCCTGACCAATGGAGCGTATTGGTGGTATTTGCCTCCCATTTTTTGCCTGAGCCTGTTTGTGTTGGCCTTTTCCGTGATTTCCAACGCCTTTCTACAGGCCAATCAAAGCCCGGCCATGTCCGCCGGAAATTATTACGGACGCAATCCTTCCAATGCGAAAGAGGCGGCTTGCAACGCCTCCCCTGCCCCGGCGCTGTTGGAGTTTAAAAACCACAGCGTGTCCTTTCCGCAACGGGGAGGCGAAATCGTGCAGGCGATCCAAGGGCTTGACCTGACGGTTCAAGCAAACGAAAAAATTGCGGTCCTGGGGCTTTCGGGCAGCGGTAAAAGCCTGCTCTTGCTCTCCATAATTGGAGTGAGCCTGCCCAAAGGAAATTATTCCGGCCGGGTGCTGGCCTGCGGTGAGGATGTGGTGGGCAAGACTCAGGAAGAGCTATGCCGTTTGCGCCGCAATTTTGCGGCATATACGCCCCAGGGGACCGGCAATGGATTGAACCCCGTCATGAAGATCGAACGGCAAATCATGGAGTGCATTCCGGGAGAAAATGATAAAAACGGTCAAGCGGTTGTGGAGCTACTCGCCATGGCCGGGCTTGACGACCCGGAACGGACCGCCCCCAATTATCCCCATCGCCTTTCCGGCGGGATGAAGGAAAAAGTCCTGGCCGCCATGGCGTTGGCCAGCCCCGCAAAGCTCATCCTGGCTGACGAGCCCACCAAGGCCTTGGACCCGGATTCGTGCAAGGCGGTCACCAAGGCCTTTGCATCCTTGAAAGACCGGGCCATGATCGCCGTAACCCACGATCTGGACTTCGCCCGAACCATAGCCACCCGGGTGTTGGTTTTGCACCAGGGCCGCATTGTGGAAGACGCGCCTGCATCGCAATTTTTCGAAAATGCGCTGCATCCTTTTTCCCTGGCTTTGCTCCGGGCTGTGGCCATGGAGGGTTGGAAGCCGGAGGGGGTTGACAAAGCGTCCGGCATGGAAGCCCAAATGCAAGAGGCTTGTTCATTTATCCGGGAATGCCCTTTTGCCTGGGAAAAATGCCGTAACCGCCCTCCCCTGTTTTTCCAGGGCGATCAAAAAATCAGGTGTTGGCGCTATGCTGCTTAA
- a CDS encoding ABC transporter ATP-binding protein has protein sequence MLLKSRDIKKTYPVPGKARKKVVQALGDLEIQQGARIGLMGVSGVGKTTLGLILAGLVRPDSGRVLFHEKPIHRLRGAQWKNMRKCIQMVFQHPESAFDPRWKMRKSLEEPYRIHGLPIEKGGLESVLEEMGLPKGVLDRYPSQLSGGELQRAALARALCLKPDLAVLDEPTSMLDPLTQSRILAVIQKSLKRRNTACLFITHNLHVAKAVCSQCYVLEEGRLENLF, from the coding sequence ATGCTGCTTAAATCAAGGGACATTAAAAAGACGTATCCGGTTCCGGGAAAAGCCCGCAAAAAAGTGGTGCAGGCCCTGGGCGATCTGGAAATCCAACAAGGCGCCCGCATCGGCCTTATGGGCGTCAGCGGCGTGGGCAAGACCACCCTGGGGCTGATTCTGGCGGGATTGGTCCGGCCTGACTCCGGCCGGGTGCTGTTTCACGAAAAGCCTATACACAGGCTGAGAGGCGCCCAGTGGAAGAATATGCGGAAATGCATCCAGATGGTTTTTCAGCATCCTGAGTCGGCCTTTGACCCGCGCTGGAAAATGCGGAAAAGTCTGGAAGAGCCTTATAGAATCCACGGCTTGCCCATTGAAAAAGGCGGTCTGGAATCCGTATTGGAGGAAATGGGGCTTCCCAAGGGCGTTCTGGACCGCTACCCCTCCCAGCTTTCGGGCGGGGAGCTCCAACGGGCCGCCCTGGCCCGGGCCTTATGCCTTAAGCCGGATTTGGCGGTTTTGGACGAGCCCACCAGCATGCTGGACCCCCTCACCCAATCAAGAATCCTGGCCGTGATTCAAAAAAGCCTGAAAAGGCGCAACACAGCCTGCCTGTTCATCACCCACAACCTGCATGTGGCCAAGGCGGTCTGCTCCCAATGCTATGTTTTGGAAGAGGGCCGGCTGGAGAACCTGTTTTAA
- a CDS encoding crotonase/enoyl-CoA hydratase family protein — MEYQEILYEIEDRILTITLNRPDKMNAFTVRMFNELMDAFDQADADDSVRAVIVTGAGRAFCAGADLSMGAATWDGDDSTFDFDISKGDTGGRLTRRIFDCTKPVIAAINGSAVGVGLTMTLAMDMRLVSNKAKLGFVFAARGIIPEACSSWFLPRLVGISQALEWVYSARIFNGEEALRAGLVRSVHEPEEVYVEARKLALEIAVNTSAVSVALARQMMWKMLGADHPVEAHKLDTRGIFALGASADAKEGIESFLEKRTPNFTDTVTKNMPDFYPWWKERDYE, encoded by the coding sequence ATGGAATATCAAGAGATTTTATATGAGATTGAAGACAGAATTCTGACCATCACGCTCAACCGGCCGGACAAGATGAACGCCTTTACGGTGCGCATGTTCAATGAATTGATGGACGCCTTCGACCAGGCGGACGCCGACGACTCGGTCCGAGCCGTCATCGTCACCGGAGCGGGGCGGGCTTTTTGCGCGGGAGCGGATCTCAGCATGGGCGCCGCCACCTGGGACGGCGACGACTCCACCTTTGATTTTGATATCAGCAAGGGAGACACCGGAGGCCGCCTGACCCGCCGGATTTTCGACTGCACCAAGCCCGTCATCGCCGCCATTAACGGCTCGGCCGTGGGCGTGGGCCTGACCATGACGCTCGCCATGGACATGCGTCTGGTTTCCAACAAAGCCAAGCTGGGCTTTGTTTTTGCAGCGCGCGGGATCATCCCGGAAGCCTGCTCCTCATGGTTTCTGCCCCGGCTGGTCGGCATCAGCCAGGCTTTGGAATGGGTGTATTCCGCCAGGATATTCAACGGGGAGGAAGCCTTGCGCGCCGGTTTAGTGCGCAGCGTACACGAGCCGGAAGAGGTTTACGTGGAAGCCCGGAAGTTGGCTTTGGAGATTGCCGTCAACACCTCGGCGGTTTCCGTGGCTTTGGCCCGGCAGATGATGTGGAAAATGCTGGGCGCCGATCATCCCGTGGAGGCGCACAAGCTGGATACGCGGGGCATTTTCGCCCTGGGCGCCTCGGCCGACGCCAAGGAGGGCATCGAGTCCTTCCTGGAAAAACGCACCCCCAACTTTACGGACACAGTCACCAAAAACATGCCCGACTTTTATCCCTGGTGGAAAGAGCGGGACTACGAATAA
- a CDS encoding GlxA family transcriptional regulator, translating to MPHVIEIVLFPEVLGLDVFGPVEVFHTASRILEQTQGIKQAYSFRFAAAEAGPIRLSSGAEIMAQTDFIEPFQGDMLLIPGGLGAHMMAKNADFVKIIRDRAKQAKRILSVCHGAFLLAAAGLLDGKRAATHWLGADDLAAQYPKVRVEPDAIFIQDGAVYTSAGVTAGIDLALAVVEEDFGMATALDAARMLVLYYKRPGGQSQFSTPLKAQEAAGKRFSPLHNWLLKNLESDISVEDMANRSAMSERNFARVFKSETGMTPGKYLEALRLDRAREILISGGESLDGVAQASGFGREERFRRAFYRKFGVTPSQYRLHFAAG from the coding sequence ATGCCGCATGTGATTGAAATTGTACTATTCCCCGAGGTTTTGGGTCTGGACGTTTTTGGGCCGGTGGAGGTTTTCCATACGGCGTCCAGGATTTTGGAGCAAACCCAGGGAATCAAGCAGGCGTATTCCTTTCGGTTCGCCGCTGCAGAGGCGGGGCCGATCAGATTAAGCTCGGGCGCGGAAATAATGGCCCAGACAGACTTCATCGAGCCTTTTCAGGGAGACATGCTTTTGATTCCCGGCGGACTGGGAGCGCACATGATGGCGAAAAATGCTGACTTTGTGAAGATCATCCGGGATCGGGCCAAACAGGCGAAACGCATTTTATCGGTGTGCCACGGGGCCTTTCTATTGGCGGCGGCCGGGCTTCTGGACGGGAAAAGAGCAGCCACTCATTGGCTGGGCGCGGACGACCTGGCCGCGCAATACCCCAAGGTGCGCGTGGAGCCGGACGCCATATTCATCCAGGACGGCGCCGTGTACACCAGCGCCGGGGTGACCGCCGGCATTGATCTGGCTTTGGCGGTTGTAGAGGAGGATTTCGGCATGGCTACCGCTCTGGACGCCGCCCGGATGCTGGTCCTTTATTACAAACGCCCGGGCGGCCAATCCCAGTTCAGCACTCCTTTGAAAGCCCAGGAAGCGGCGGGGAAGCGCTTCTCACCACTGCATAACTGGCTTTTAAAAAACCTGGAGTCGGACATTTCCGTGGAAGACATGGCTAACCGATCCGCCATGAGTGAAAGGAACTTCGCCCGGGTTTTCAAGTCGGAAACCGGCATGACTCCGGGAAAGTATCTGGAAGCCTTGCGCCTGGACAGAGCCCGGGAAATTTTGATTTCCGGCGGCGAGTCCCTGGACGGCGTCGCCCAGGCCAGCGGCTTCGGCAGGGAGGAGCGATTTAGGAGGGCATTTTACCGCAAGTTCGGCGTGACGCCTTCCCAATACCGCCTGCACTTTGCAGCAGGATAA
- a CDS encoding MBL fold metallo-hydrolase, with translation MKIQLIRNATMKIEYGGKTFLTDPMLSPKGAIRSFAGIAENPTIDLPISVDEVLQGVDAVIVSHNHPDHLDEPALAGLDKTLPVFCQPCDDSFLVEKGFERVFPINSKHTWEGIDFHRTGGRHGQGEIGKLMGEVSGFILQASGEPTLYWAGDSIWCDEVKEAIKKFSPDVIITHSGGAALPGHDPIIMTGEQTMALVQAAPDAKVVAVHMESLDHCTVTREGLRKMGDEASIPGSRLIIPKDGETVNL, from the coding sequence ATGAAAATTCAACTCATCAGAAACGCGACCATGAAAATCGAATACGGCGGCAAGACCTTTTTGACGGACCCCATGTTGTCGCCCAAGGGCGCCATTCGGTCTTTCGCCGGGATTGCGGAAAACCCCACCATAGACCTGCCCATATCCGTGGATGAAGTCTTGCAGGGCGTGGACGCAGTAATTGTCAGCCACAATCACCCCGATCATTTGGACGAGCCCGCCCTGGCCGGCCTGGATAAAACCCTGCCTGTCTTTTGCCAGCCCTGCGACGATTCTTTCCTTGTTGAAAAGGGATTTGAGCGGGTTTTTCCCATCAATTCCAAACACACCTGGGAAGGCATTGATTTCCACCGCACCGGAGGCAGGCACGGCCAGGGGGAAATAGGCAAGCTCATGGGAGAGGTTTCGGGATTTATCCTGCAGGCTTCGGGCGAGCCCACGCTTTATTGGGCGGGGGACAGCATTTGGTGCGACGAGGTCAAGGAGGCGATCAAGAAGTTTTCTCCTGACGTGATCATTACCCACTCAGGCGGGGCCGCCCTTCCCGGGCACGACCCCATCATCATGACCGGGGAACAAACTATGGCCCTGGTTCAGGCGGCGCCTGACGCCAAGGTGGTCGCCGTGCATATGGAGTCCTTGGATCACTGTACAGTGACTCGTGAGGGCTTGCGGAAAATGGGAGACGAAGCGTCCATCCCTGGTTCGCGCCTGATCATCCCTAAAGACGGAGAGACGGTCAACTTGTAG